Genomic DNA from uncultured Methanospirillum sp.:
GGCCTTGCAGGTGTCGGTTCAGGCCTTGGTGAGATGGGTATCGGAGCAGCAGCAATGGGAGCAGTCGCAGAGAACAAGGATATGTTCGGTCTGGCCCTCCTGTTTACCGTGCTTCCTGAAACCATCGTCATCTTTGGTCTTGTCGTGGCACTCCTGCTCATGTTCCAGTGAGTGAGGAGTGATCATGGGACTGGATGCAGTCATTGCAGAAATAAAAGAGAAAGGACGGGTAGAGTCTGAGGCAATCAACAGAGAAGCCGATGGTAAGAAGGTCGATCTTCTGAACGTTGCCCAGCAGAAAGCAGAGACGGTCAAAGCTGCAGCACGGGATGAGGCGGGTAAAACCACCATTCATATCATCTCGCAGGAAGAGGCTGCAGGACACCTTGTCGTAAAGCGCCAGATCCTCAATGCTCAGAAGGAGCTGATGGACGAGGTGTACAGACAGGCACTTGACAAGATCGAAGCCATGCCTGATTCTTTCCACAAAGGTGCCATCTCATCACTGCTCCGCAAGGCAAAGACAGAGATTCCGAAAGGAACTGTCAGCTGCTGCGGCCGGGATGAGAAAGCCCTGAAAGATGTTCTGAGCGAGTCAGAATTCAGTGTTTTCACCTTTGGAAAAGTGGTAGGTATCGATGGTGGTGTCATCGTCGAGAGTACCGACGGTCAATTTCAGGTAGACTTCAGTTACCATACCTTCATGAGCCAGGTATGGGAGTCAGGACTTAAAGACGCGTCAGACATTCTCTTCGCATAAACTCAGGGGGATAAAAAATGGTTCAGAACACGGGCGGTCCGGCACCATACATCTACGTCAGCACCAGGCTGCGTGTACGGAAAGCCAAACTGCTCGCCCCTGAGGAATACCAGCGTATGCTCAACATGAGCCTTCCTGAGATCATCCGCCTGATCGGGGAGACCGAGTACCAGAAAGAAGTGGACGAACTGGGAACTTCCTTTGAAGGGATCGATCTCATTGAGGTCGCTCTCTCATGGAACCTGGCCAAGGAGTACCAGCGGGTCATCGACCTTGCTCCCGGTGCTCTCAAGGAGTTCACGATGGCATACCTCCGTCGCTGGGACATCTACAATGTCCTGACCATCCTCCGCGGTAAGATGCAGGGGATGAAGGAAGGTAAGATCAAAGAGGTGCTCATCCCTGCCGGCAGTCTTGACAAGGTTGTTCTCGATCGTGTTCTTGGCGAAGAGTCATGTGAGCGGGTCGCTGACGCCCTGAAAGGGTGGAAGATGTACCCGACCGTTGCTGCAGGAATCCAGGAAGGATGTTCAGCAGGATCCTTTGCCAAACTTGAGAATGATCTCTACAAGCAGTTATATGCTGATCTTCTCACCATCGCACGTCGCGGAGTGAAAGGAGGAAGCCAGTTCCTCAAGTTTGTCCAGCTGGAGATTGATATCAAGAATATCAAGACGCTCTTCAGGATGCGGGGGGACGGGTACGAAGAGGATGCACGTGAGTTCTTCATCCCCGGATCGACCTTCACACCTGAGGAACTTCAGCAGATGAACCAGATGGGGAGCAGAAACGAGGTCATCGATGCCATTGTCGGCAGGATAAAATCGATCGCACTGCTCAATGCCCTTGAAGAGCTGAGAACAGAAAAGTCCGAGCAGGAGGTCGATGCAGAACTGACCAAGACCCAGCTCGACCACATGGAGCAGCTCTCCAAGATCAACCCGTTCTCCATTCACCCGATTCTGGTGTACCTCGAGAAGAAGAAGTATGAAGTCTTCAATCTGCGGGCAATAGCCCGTGGCAAGGAGTCCAAACTTGCGGGCGATACGATCGCGAAGTACCTGGTGATCTGATATGGAGATCGCGGTAATCGGGAATAGTGAGTTCATCCTCGGATTCAGACTTGCTGGGATCACAAAGACCTATGCTGCTGAGTCTGAAGAGAAGGTTGTTGAGCAGGTTAACCGGGTGTTAGACGATAGCAACGTGGGAATCCTGGTTCTCAACAGCGGCGACATGGCAAAGATACCACCAAGACTCCGGACAACTCTGGAAAATTCTGTTCATCCAACGGTCATCACCCTTGGCGAACAGGAAGGAGGGTTGTCAATGCGGGAGAGAATTAAACGATCAGTGGGTGTAGATCTGTGGAAGTAAAACGCAACAAGGGTGTTTTAAAGAGGATTGCAGGACCTGTGGTCACTGCAATCAATCTCGACGCCCACATGTATGATGTGGTAAAGGTCGGGAACGAGCAGCTGATGGGGGAGGTCATCAAGATCAAGGGTGATAACGTTATCATCCAGGTCTACGAGGATACTTCAGGCATCAGACCCGGAGAGCCGGTTGAGAATACAAACCTTCCACTCTCCGTTGAACTCGGACCCGGTCTTCTAACCAGTATTTACGATGGTATCCAGCGTCCTCTCGAATTCCTCTTCGAGAAGATGGGCAGTTTCATCGAGCGTGGTGTGAATGCACCAGGACTTTCCCATGACAAGAAGTGGGAGTTCAAGCCAACTGTAAAAGCTGGCGACGCTGTGAAAGCCGGAACCATCATCGGAACCGTGCAGGAGACCAACATCGTTCACAAGATCATGGTTCCCCCACGCTCCGAGGGTGGAAAGATCAAGGAGATCAAGAGCGGCTCGTTCACTATCGACGAAGTCGTCTGTGTCCTTGAGAACGGTGAAGAGATCACGATGCTCCAGAAGTGGCCGGTTCGTGTTCCACGTCCGGTTACTGAGAAACTGAATCCAGACATTCCGCTGATCACCGGTCTGCGTATTCTCGATGGTCTCTTCCCGGTTGCAAAGGGAGGAACTGCAGCAATTCCAGGTCCGTTCGGATCGGGAAAGACCGTTACCCAGCAGTCACTTGCCAAGTGGTCCGACGCTGAGATCGTGGTTTATATCGGTTGCGGAGAGCGTGGTAACGAGATGACTGAGGTTCTTACCGAGTTCCCGGAGCTCGAAGACCCGAAGACCGGCAGACCACTCATGGAGAGGACTGTCCTTATCGCAAACACCTCAAACATGCCAGTGGCTGCCCGTGAAGCATCTGTGTACACCGGTATTACCATCGCGGAATACTTCCGTGACATGGGATACGACGTCTCCCTGATGGCAGACTCAACCTCACGGTGGGCAGAAGCAATGCGTGAAATTTCTTCGCGTCTTGAAGAGATGCCTGGTGAGGAAGGATATCCTGCATACCTTGCAGCACGTCTTTCAGAGTTCTACGAGCGTGCAGGCCGTGTCAACACCCTGAACAAGGATATGGGATCTATCACCGTTATCGGTGCTGTATCCCCGCCTGGTGGAGACTTTTCAGAGCCGGTTACCCAGAACACCCTGCGTATCGTCAAGTGTTTCTGGGCACTGGATGCCAAGCTCTCCCAGCGTCGTCACTTCCCTGCCATCAACTGGCTGCAGTCATACTCCCTCTACCTTGACACCCTCGGCCCGTACTACGACGAGAAGGTCTCACCAGAGTGGAACCCGCTCCGTACCTGGGCAATGGAAGTTCTCCAGAAGGAAGCAGAACTGCAGGAGATTGTGCAGCTCGTCGGTTCAGATGCACTGCCTGATGAGCAGCAGGTCACCATCGAAGTTGCACGTATGCTTCGTGAGATCTTCCTCCAGCAGAATGCGTACGACCCGGTGGATACCTACTGTGACATGACCAAGCAGTTCGATATGCTCAAGGCAATCCGCTTCTACTCAGACCAGGCAAACACTGCTCTGAAGGCAGGCGTTGTGATCACCCAGATCACCGGACTGAAGTCAAAGTCAGATCTTCCACAGATCAAGTACATCAAGGAATACAAACCTGAGATTGAGAAGATCCTCAAGGGTATGGAAACTGAATTTACCAAACTCAGGGAGGCAGCCTGATGAAGGAATACCGAACGATCTCCCAGATTGCCGGTCCACTGGTCTTTGTCGAGAAGACAGAGCCTATCGGATACCAGGAACTGGTCAATATCGTTCTCTCTGATGGAACCGAGAAGCGTGGTCAGGTTCTTGATACCTCTGACGATATCGTCGTTGTGCAGGTCTTCGAGTCCACGACCGGTATCGGAAAGGACAGTGGTGTCAGGTTCACCGGCGAGACTATCAAGATGCCGGTGGGCAAGGATATGCTCGGCCGTATCCTCTCCGGTGCAGGTAAACCAAAGGACGGCGGTCCTGAGATTGTCCCTGAGAAGCGGCTTGAGATCACTGGTGCTGCAATCAACCCATGGGCACGTGCATCACCACGTCAGTTCATCCAGACCGGAATTTCAACCATCGATCTGACAAACACCCTTGTCCGTGGTCAGAAACTTCCGATCTTCTCGGGAGCAGGTCTGCCACACAACGAGATTGCACTGCAGATTGCACGTCAGGCAAAGGTTCCGGGATCTGATGAGGAGTTCGCAGTCGTGTTCGCTGCAATGGGTATCACCAAGGAAGAAGAGAACCAGTTCATGGCTGAGTTCGAGCGGACCGGTGCTCTTGAGCACGCCGTAGTTTTCCTGAACCTTGCAGATGATCCTGCTGTCGAGCGTATCATCACACCACGTCTCGCACTGACCACCGCAGAGTATCTGGCATTCGAGCTCGGATACCATGTGCTGGTTATCCTGACCGATATGACCAACTACTGTGAAGCACTGCGTCAGATCGGTGCAGCACGTGAAGAGGTTCCAGGTCGTCGTGGATATCCGGGATACATGTACACCGATCTTGCATCTCTGTACGAGCGTGCCGGTATCATCAAGGGCAAGAAGGGTTCAGTGACCCAGCTCTCGATCCTGACGATGCCTGGTGACGATATCACCCACCCGATCCCTGATCTCTCCGGGTACATTACCGAAGGGCAGATCGTGGTCAACCGTGATCTCCACCGCAAGGGTATCTACCCACCGATCAACGTGCTTCCGTCCCTTTCCCGTCTGATGAACCTCGGTATCGGAAAAGGATTCACCCGTGAAGACCACAAGAAGGTTTCAGACCAGCTGTATGCAGGATATGCAGAAGGTATGGATCTTCGTGGCCTTGTGGCAATCGTCGGAAAGGACGCACTCTCTGAGAGAGACCGTGGATTCCTTGACTTCGCAGACGACTTCGAGAAGCGGTTCGTCAGACAGGGCAAGGATGAAGACCGGACGATCGAGGATTCACTCGACCTTGGCTGGGATCTCCTCAAGGATATGGCAGAAGAACAGCTCGGCCGTATCGACCGTGAGACGATCCAGAAGTATCACCCGAAGTACCGCAAAAAGGCGGAGTGAGCCTCCATGGCAGACATCAAGCCGACCAGATCTGAGTTCATTGACACCAAACGGAAGATCAAACTCTCCCAGAATGGGTACAAGATCCTCAAGATGAAGCGTGATGGGCTGATCATGGAGTTCTTCAAGATTCTGGAACAGGCACGGGATACCCGTGGTGCATTGATGATCAACTATCAGCGTGCCCAGCAGATGATGGCTGTCGCAAACACGATTGAGGGTTCAATCGGTGTGAAGGCAGCTGCATTCTCTGTCAGGGAAACCCCTGACATCACGCTGAAGAGCAAGAACATCATGGGTGTTGTGGTTCCTGAGATCGAGTCCAGCAAGGTCCGCAAGGGCATTGCAGAGCGTGGATATGGTGTAATCGGAACCACCCCGGTCATCGATGATACCGCAAAAGCCTTTGAGGAACTCGTTGAGGCGATCATCAAGAGCGCTGAGGTCGAGACGACGATGAAGAGGCTCCTTGATGAGATTGAGAGTACCAAACGCAGGGTTAATGCTCTGGAGTTTAAGGTTATTCCTCAACTCATCTCTACAAGGGATTTCATCAAGATGCGTCTTGACGAGATGGAGAGGGAAGAACTCTTCAGGCTCAAAAAGATCAAAGCCAGAACCCAGGCTTAAGTAAGCATTGATAATACCCATTTTTTTATGGGCAAGGTATGATGGTAAGTTCTATTATACCGTTTTTTTTAGGAACGTGAAAGTTTCCATATAGATTTCATGATTAGTGTCAGAGTATCCTGATTTTGGACAGTGATACTGAACCATCGCACTCTGAATTGAATAAAGATCATTATTCATCAAATAAAAGAATCACTCATCAATTGGAGAGATTATTCTCAGATATCCTAGATGAGTATCTATAACTCCCAAATATCTCTCACAAAAGATGAATTCAATTTTCCTGGGTCACACCGAGTTTTCGGTCATCTGGCGTATTTCTATTTGAGGCCACGCTCTCTTCAAGTGCCTCCCTGATTACCTCTCCATACGCAGGCAGTTTATTAGGATCAATAAACATCCGAAATGGAGCCCTGATACTCCACGGTTGCTCAGCTCCTTTCCGCATCCCCACATAATGATTATTCAAAAATAACCTGATCTCCGTCTTCCCATCTTTAATCAGGACAACCTGCCTGATATCCAGAAATGGAGCAAACAGTCTTCCGAGGATAGCTCCCCGGACAAGAAGTTCATACAGAGGCTTTCCAACTTTAATTGATTCCCGAATTCTTCGGTGGATAGATACCAGGTATCTGAAGTAAACTCTCCCCCGGATTCCTCCTCTGACTGATGACGTTACATCAAACCTCCGCTTCCTGATAACCTTTCCGATAATTGATTGACGAGCAATCGAATACGAATCAGGACTTCGGTTATTATCACCAGCAGTCTGAACCTGGTCTCTCTGGATTGCAATCACCCGATGGATAATATACCTATGTCCCCCAGGTTCAGGATAGACGATCACATCCCCACGCTGTATATGAGTAAAACGGTCAAATATTACCCAATCACCATCGATGAAGGTTGGGTACATACTCATCCCCAGATATACGATCTCATCTCCGTTGATCTCTGGCAGACCATTCTGATAATATCCGACATTGAACTGGGTGATTTGGGGTGGATTGTATTTCATCGTTTCTCACTTTATGCATGAAGACCGGATGAGGAGGGGATGAGAATTTCCCAGATGGAATCCGGCAGAATAATGGAAGCAGAAATCAGTACACTACGCTCTCTTCCCGATTTTAATGTGTTTTGATTACTAATAAATTAATTATTATTGGTCTCGGTAATGGGTTACTGTTGTTATAAGAAGATCTCCTGCTCAATCACATCCCAGAATCTGCCGATCAGCGTAGCACTGAGGAGATAGACGGGATCTCCCTGACCAGAGAACATGCATTCCCAAAACTGATGGTTCTCATCTCGTCTGATGTTCCTTATCCATGAAGCAAAACTGGTTCCAGGTCGCCTGACTGAACAAATTGGTCATACAGATTGCTGCCTGCGATTGAGGAAATGATTCTATGGTATCCTCATCAGCCTGTTTGAGAATGCAGATCGTTTTCAGTGGATACGCGAGGGGCGGATTCCAAAAAAGTCCTTCTGCTCCGACTGCGATTTTACTTGCGGTTGGCAGCACCGATACAAGATATCCTCCGGAGCCATCAGGAATGGCAAGCCAATTCTCATCACCGAGAGCTGACCAGGGTGGAGGAACCCGCCTGACTGATGTTTATTTTCCTCTTCCGCTTGAAGCAACTAACAGAACTGCCTACCCATCGCGGACCAGGGTTGCAGCATGAAGAAGAAGGCAAATCTCACAAAGAAGAATGATATTACTAAAAGCATCAGCAATTTTACCCCAAATGAGAGGTGTGTAGTATTATCTATAGGTATATCAGGAATTCCGATCTCAATCACTTTTATTACTGATTAAAAGCTGTTTTCCCGGACACACTGGCCGATACAGACATTATTCCCAAGGCACCGGAAAAAGATCTATTTCAGATCCTCGGACAGATACTATCAGATCTGTTTTTATTGCATCGGCCTTTTCTCAGATAAATTCGGTGGTGTCGTAAAGGCTGGAGATCCGGGAGTGTGAGATTTGGAGAGTAACCGGTTATGTCACTGTTCACAGTAGAAGAGTCTACGAGAAACTCCCCACGTCGTTATTACCGTTTACACAATAATTCGGAGTTGGACCATCGGTGCAATCAAAAGATAGGGTACCAGTTACTCCATTGCCACACATCGCATTTTGTCCAGACACAGTATCCCCAACAAAACATGTTCTTCCAGTTGCATTCGAGCCAGGCCAACACATACTGCCTCTATCATTTGGGAGTTGTCCAACATTACATGCGGTTGATGCTGATTCGCCCCCTATGCATGAAGAATTTACCCCGTTTCCGCCATCGCATGCAGAAAATGAAAATTCAAGGCCACTGGTACAATCTTTAGATAATGCTTCGTCACCAAATCCGGACATTCCTTGAATTGACAGATCAACAATCGCTGGTTTGATATATTTTTTTTTCACAACAATAATCTCCCACGAAAGATTGCTCTGAAATGGTACAGAGAACCATTCGCAGATTGTGTCTTCATATATTTCTTCTTCTCGGGTTAAAATTTAGGGGATTCTGCGTGTTGCAATATTATTTCCTTGCTTATGTATCTATCGGACTACCAGAGCAATCTCATTATGGAGATATAATGCCGAAAATTGATCCTCTGTGTGACAGGAATGTATGCCTGAATAAAGTGATATATGTGTCCTTTTCTTCCAGATGGTAACGAATGAGGTTGCCCAGTGAGATTCTTCTCACTGGACAACATCAACACCAATCTCTGTATCAATTCGGCAATTATAAAATCCATCTCTCCAGATAGTATGAAAGAATTCGAACATGACTGCTGATACCATCAAGCGGTGAACACAAATTGACTCAGTACACATCACAGTTATGTTTCTTCTGGTCGTTGCATTCCTGCATAGTACCCACACCAGATTATTACCTCAGTACCCGGTATCACACCGTGATCCGTAAGAGAGTCGTTTCTCAACTCTCAAAACCTGAATAGGAAAGATTCTCATTTGAGATGGGAAATCAGTACCCGGGGGCTGTCCGCCCTCTCGATTATCCTTCTCGCTTGGGGCCTTTTTCTATCGAAACGGGTCTGGAATGAAACCTTCCCAAAAAAGGAATTTTAATCATTATGAGCGGCACCGTCTCTGTCCTGGTCGGATTATCCTTCCGGGAAAACGAGCGGGGAAGACATTGGTACAGGCATGAAGACGGGAGAGATGACCCCTTACCTAATGAACAATAATTGAGATGAGTTACAGATGGGAAAGAAACAGTACATTGCACCAAAAATTATCGATCTCTCGATTGAGAGAATAACCGGGGTCGGGGCAGGAAATTGCCTTACAGGGGGACAATTTACTACCTCTTATTGTCATCATGGTCATGGTACAACCGGCAAATGTGAGTATGGAAATGGTGCTTCAGCAGGCTGTACCTCTGGAGACCTCCCCTATCAGTCGGGAGTATTATGTAAGGTTGGGGGAGGAGCGGGAACAATCTGTGATGATGGGGGATCTGCCAGTGGGGCATTTGGAAAGTGTTCCAATGGAAGTTCTGCGACTGGGTACTGTCTCTGGACCGGGTCTGCTGCTCTTTCACCAAGCGTCCTTTGCACTTCTGGAGACAGTCAACTTTCCCTGGATAGTTCATAATCTCTCATGGGTCACCCCCCCATTTTTGACTGCAGCATACCGACCGTCTTTTTTTCTGAACAATCCTGCATCGATTCAACATTTGTTTAGGACCCCCCTTTTTGTGACATTCATTGACAAGCCGAGAAAGTAATCCAGTTCACCGATTTTTCTTTTTTTCATGCATCAATTAACATTACGCGGTTCTTTAAGAAAAATAAGTAGGCATTCAGTGAAGTGAAGGAACACGTTACTGGTGATTGTATGTTAAATCGTCCATTTCTTCTGTTCCTGCCCCCCGAGGTGTATGTGCGTCCGGAAACATAACAGAGAAGGATCCTGATGAGTCAGTTCCCAAAGGTTATGGAGGTCACAGGTTTTCCTCCTCTCCCGATTCCTCCGATACCTTTTTTACTTGATGCGGGAACTCTCTCCTACCGGATGACACAGGACCAGAGTATGACGGATATTGTCCCTGAATTACGGAGAGAGGGTACACTACTACCGACCCATTTTTATTACTTTTTTGTCAATGACACATGAGTAATCGCTTTTATCAAACATTTTCATTTTACAATATGCACAGGCATATTCATCAACTCATTCTGAATCGTTTCCAAAGATTTTAGCGAAAAATATGTGCAAAATTGATGCAGACTCAAAGCGAGAAAACCAGTCTGGAGACCATCATTTCAGAGATTCGTATTACAATTAAGATACAGGTATCCCTTTTATCTGAATAACTTCTGTTCAATCACTTCCCAGAACCTGCCTGTCAGCGTAGCACTGAGGAGATAGACCGGGATCTCCTTGACCAGAGAGCATGCATTCCCAAAACTGAGGGTTCTCATCTCGTTCTGAAGTTCCTTATCCATGAGGCAGAACTGATTCCAGGTCGCCTGACTGAACGAATTGGTCATACAGACTGCTGCCTGCGATTGAGGAAATGATTCTATGGTATCCTCATCAGCCTGTTTGAGAATGCAGATCGCTTTCAGTGGATATGCGAGGGTCGGATTCCAAAAAAGTCCCTCTTCTCCGGCTGCGATTTTACTTGCGGTTGGCAGCACCGATACAAGATATCCTCCGGAGCTATCAGGAATGACAAGACAATTCTCATCGCCGGGGGCGGACCAGGGTGGAGGAACCCGCCGGGCTGAAGTGGATTTTCCTCCTCCGCTGGATGCGGCCAACAGAACCGCCTGCCCATCGTGGACAAGGGTTGCAGCATGAAGAAGAAGGCAATGCTCAGAAAGAAGAATGGCACTAATACCAACCATCAGTAATTTTATCCCAGATGAAAGATGTTCGGGGTAATCTGCGGCAGAATTCGGGATTCCAATCTCAATCAGTTTTTGTTTCTGATTGAGAGCGATCTTCCCATACACACTGCCAAATACCTGCCAGTCTTCAGAACGGATGGGATCTTCAGGTAAGAGCGGAGCAACCGATATCAGTCCGGAGTTGAGAATCTCTCCCGAGGAGAGGGTGAGGAGAGGAGCAATGGCTTCCAGCCACCAGAACCGGTCAGGATCAGCAGTGATCGTCCAGTGATGTTCCCGTGGCAATGAAAGGGTATACATGAAAGATGGTCTTTTTTCCAAACGATCAGTGTACTTGTCCTTCAGCCAGCCTGGTCATCGGGAATACTCCGGCTTTCAGTGCATCTTCACAGAATTTATGGCCGGCCAGAAGATCCTTCTCTACATAGTAATTATTAGCAACACACTGGCCGATACAGACATTCTTCACCAGGCACCGGGAACAGATCCCTTTCAGATCCTTTGGAAGATGCTCACGGATCTCGTTTAATGCGTCTGCTTTCTCCCAGATATCTTTGATCTGATCCCTGGATGCATGACCGAAACAGAGTTCAGGCACACTGGTTCCGATACCACAGAGGGCATAGGTTCCGTCTGAGAGAACTCCGAGTATGGAGAAGATACCGCATCTTCCACAGTTCCCCTGTGGACCATAGAGCGATGAGAGCGATCTGAATGCGAATGGCAGATTCGTCATCAACTGAATCTTCAGTTCCTTTTGGAGCTCGTTCTGCACCCACCGGGAGAGTTCAATCTGTTCCTGCACCGTGACCGTCGCTCCTTCAGCTTCCATCGCTTCGCCTCGTGCAGTCGGGGTGACAAAATTGTATTTAACAGAGCCGGCTCCCATCTCCTGTGCATATTTTGCCAAATCTGCCATTTCACCTTTGTTTCTGCCGGCAACAGCCATGATCACCTGAGGATGGATTCCGGTCTCTACGAGGGTTTTCACTCCCTGGCTTACCCGATCAAAGGATCCCTTCACTCCCCGCATCCATTCATGAGATTCACGGTTCCCGTCGATACTAATGGAAATAAACGAACCAGGACAGGATTTTATCAGGTCTGCGATATGTGGAGTAACTGCTACTCCGTTTGACTCGATGGTCAGATGGAGATGCTGATCCCTGATGAACCGGAGCATCGGGATGATGTCAGGGTGAATGAGGGGTTCTCCTCCGGTGAGTTTCACTCCCGAGAGGCCGATTTCTTTTGCTTCAGTTACGATCTTTTTGAAGAGATCGAACGGGAGAGCTTTCTGAGACCGGTCAGAGTGTTCAAAGGTCGGTGCGATCCAGCAGTGACGGCAGGCCATGTTGCAGTCACCGGTGAGATAAAAGTACAACATCCCAAGAGGAGGGACGGTTTTTGTTATTGTCTCTTCAGTCATAGGAATCGGGTATCATCGGCATTCAAAGGTCGAAATAACTCATAACGATGAAAATTATTATTTTATGTAATAATTTTGCAATTTTTTATATGATGGGGGGATTTTGAAGAGAGATCACGGAATACTGACGATTCGTCCTCCCTCTGCAAGGAACTTCTTTAGACATCCGCCCGGACTGGGGACATAGACATCACCGGTTCGTGAATACCCGTCTGCAGGACAGTTTCCGGTGCAGGCCATCTGGTACCCGCAATCTGCACAATCCGGAAATGTCGAAAGAGGGATGGTATACCGTTGCCGGAGCCGGTTGAATTCTGGATGGTTCTGCCAGACATCGAGGAGTTTATGCTGATTGATCTTCCCAAGTTCAATCTGGGAAAGCATCCCGCAGGGAACATAGGTCCCGTCCGGTCTGACTGCCATCTTACTCCACATGCATCCGCAACCAGTAAGGTACCCCCGGCCAGGGATGGGTCGGTCCTCAATCCGTGCCTGCTCCATCTCCTGGTAGTTTCTTCCTTGTGCAAGTGGTCCGGCAGCTGCGGTAATCCGGTTGTTGTACCGTTTCGCAAGCTGGAGGATCTTCTCCATTGCAAT
This window encodes:
- the scmF gene encoding SynChlorMet cassette radical SAM/SPASM protein ScmF — encoded protein: MTEETITKTVPPLGMLYFYLTGDCNMACRHCWIAPTFEHSDRSQKALPFDLFKKIVTEAKEIGLSGVKLTGGEPLIHPDIIPMLRFIRDQHLHLTIESNGVAVTPHIADLIKSCPGSFISISIDGNRESHEWMRGVKGSFDRVSQGVKTLVETGIHPQVIMAVAGRNKGEMADLAKYAQEMGAGSVKYNFVTPTARGEAMEAEGATVTVQEQIELSRWVQNELQKELKIQLMTNLPFAFRSLSSLYGPQGNCGRCGIFSILGVLSDGTYALCGIGTSVPELCFGHASRDQIKDIWEKADALNEIREHLPKDLKGICSRCLVKNVCIGQCVANNYYVEKDLLAGHKFCEDALKAGVFPMTRLAEGQVH